One region of Nycticebus coucang isolate mNycCou1 chromosome 10, mNycCou1.pri, whole genome shotgun sequence genomic DNA includes:
- the LOC128596741 gene encoding T-cell surface glycoprotein CD1e, membrane-associated-like isoform X2 codes for MLLLPLILFLSRELCCPGEVMADPFEVQIAAGCKIHAGKTSEFFLNGAYQGSDFLSFQGTSWEPSPGAGSQAQNVCKMLNRYRDIKEIVQTLLGYTCPRFLAGLLAAGRSELERQVKPQVWLSSGPSPGPGRLLLVCHVSGFYPKPVWVMWMRGEQEQPGTRQGDLLPNADGTWYLQVTLDVAAGEVAGLYCQVKHSSLGGHDIIIHWGRYSILLILICLSVIVTLVMLVVVNSWFEKQCSIWNHVSPHVPSTVFPMGANTQDTRSSGHPLCLAQESRIKKKFLEKWKKSLKQFW; via the exons ATGCTGCTCCTTCCCCTGATCCTGTTCCTCTCCAGGGaactctgctgccctggggaaGTCATGGCAG ATCCCTTTGAGGTCCAGATAGCAGCCGGCTGTAAAATTCATGCTGGAAAGACCTCTGAATTCTTCTTAAATGGGGCATATCAAGGATCAGATTTCCTGAGTTTTCAAGGAACTTCGTGGGAGCCATCTCCAGGAGCAGGGAGTCAGGCCCAGAATGTCTGCAAGATGCTCAATCGCTACAGAGATATTAAAGAAATAGTGCAGACCCTTCTTGGTTATACCTGCCCTCGATTTCTGGCAGGCCTCCTTGCAGCAGGAAGGTCAGAACTGGAACGACAAG TGAAGCCCCAGGTCTGGCTGTCCAGTggccccagccctgggcctggccGTCTGCTGCTGGTCTGCCATGTCTCAGGATTCTACCCAAAGCCCGTGTGGGTGATGTGGATGCGgggtgagcaggagcagccaggCACTCGGCAAGGTGACCTCCTGCCCAATGCTGATGGGACGTGGTATCTCCAAGTGACCCTGGATGTGGCGGCTGGGGAGGTGGCTGGCCTGTATTGCCAAGTGAAGCACAGCAGTCTTGGAGGCCATGATATAATCATCCACTGGG GCAGATACTCCATCCTTCTGATACTGATCTGTTTGAGTGTAATAGTTACTCTGGTCATGTTGGTTGTAGTTAACTCATGGTTTGAAAAACAATG TTCAATTTGGAACCATGTCTCTCCCCATGTTCCAAGCACTGTCTTTCCCATGGGAGCCAACACTCAGGACACTAGGAGTTCAGGGCACCCGCTCTGCTTGGCACAAGAATCacggataaaaaaaaaattcttggagaaGTGGAAAAAAAGCCTAAAGCAATTCTGGTGA
- the LOC128596741 gene encoding T-cell surface glycoprotein CD1e, membrane-associated-like isoform X1 codes for MLLLPLILFLSRELCCPGEVMAAPGSRHPAAEEPPTFRMLQISSFANHSWARTLGLAWLGDLETHSWDWVVGTIRFLRPWSRGTFSKEEMKHIQALFQFYLHAFTRELPAYVSQFQLEYPFEVQIAAGCKIHAGKTSEFFLNGAYQGSDFLSFQGTSWEPSPGAGSQAQNVCKMLNRYRDIKEIVQTLLGYTCPRFLAGLLAAGRSELERQVKPQVWLSSGPSPGPGRLLLVCHVSGFYPKPVWVMWMRGEQEQPGTRQGDLLPNADGTWYLQVTLDVAAGEVAGLYCQVKHSSLGGHDIIIHWGRYSILLILICLSVIVTLVMLVVVNSWFEKQCSIWNHVSPHVPSTVFPMGANTQDTRSSGHPLCLAQESRIKKKFLEKWKKSLKQFW; via the exons ATGCTGCTCCTTCCCCTGATCCTGTTCCTCTCCAGGGaactctgctgccctggggaaGTCATGGCAG CTCCAGGATCCCGTCATCCAGCAGCAGAAGAGCCCCCCACCTTCCGCATGCTCCAGATCTCTTCCTTTGCCAACCACAGCTGGGCGCGCACCCTGGGCTTAGCCTGGCTGGGGGACCTGGAGACTCACTCCTGGGACTGGGTCGTGGGCACCATCCGCTTCCTGCGGCCCTGGTCCCGGGGAACCTTCAGCAAGGAGGAGATGAAGCACATACAGGCGCTGTTCCAGTTTTACCTGCATGCCTTTACCAGGGAACTACCAGCCTATGTCTCTCAATTTCAGTTAGAAT ATCCCTTTGAGGTCCAGATAGCAGCCGGCTGTAAAATTCATGCTGGAAAGACCTCTGAATTCTTCTTAAATGGGGCATATCAAGGATCAGATTTCCTGAGTTTTCAAGGAACTTCGTGGGAGCCATCTCCAGGAGCAGGGAGTCAGGCCCAGAATGTCTGCAAGATGCTCAATCGCTACAGAGATATTAAAGAAATAGTGCAGACCCTTCTTGGTTATACCTGCCCTCGATTTCTGGCAGGCCTCCTTGCAGCAGGAAGGTCAGAACTGGAACGACAAG TGAAGCCCCAGGTCTGGCTGTCCAGTggccccagccctgggcctggccGTCTGCTGCTGGTCTGCCATGTCTCAGGATTCTACCCAAAGCCCGTGTGGGTGATGTGGATGCGgggtgagcaggagcagccaggCACTCGGCAAGGTGACCTCCTGCCCAATGCTGATGGGACGTGGTATCTCCAAGTGACCCTGGATGTGGCGGCTGGGGAGGTGGCTGGCCTGTATTGCCAAGTGAAGCACAGCAGTCTTGGAGGCCATGATATAATCATCCACTGGG GCAGATACTCCATCCTTCTGATACTGATCTGTTTGAGTGTAATAGTTACTCTGGTCATGTTGGTTGTAGTTAACTCATGGTTTGAAAAACAATG TTCAATTTGGAACCATGTCTCTCCCCATGTTCCAAGCACTGTCTTTCCCATGGGAGCCAACACTCAGGACACTAGGAGTTCAGGGCACCCGCTCTGCTTGGCACAAGAATCacggataaaaaaaaaattcttggagaaGTGGAAAAAAAGCCTAAAGCAATTCTGGTGA